In the Candidatus Palauibacter polyketidifaciens genome, one interval contains:
- a CDS encoding outer membrane beta-barrel protein produces MMRYSGSSRRRIFAAGTFLAAAMLAGASTLSAQGSRGLYVSMGVGFAQGAATESTLSGPNSPTRCDRLLYPNLADAPRDAGCLAGSDLGGVYSYDPEWGLTGSVAVGYSLGPLSVELEALQRHQIIHNTLLMLGTQAGAAITGKETEWSPGRPPWGDISEFRGRQFFANLTWSLPTGGRLTPYLGVGGGLSQVAYRYYLGFARKSIAEGYLEVFGGSRAEPGASPDWQRAAAGTVSELSTDVAEIGLGFQLLAGVDYALSDQVSIGLKGRWVQAPDFSVDAQWTTIRSHAPVHADGVTPYVSTLDFSRLGYWAVSASMKYRIE; encoded by the coding sequence ATGATGCGATATTCAGGATCAAGCCGGCGGCGGATCTTCGCGGCCGGGACCTTCCTCGCCGCGGCGATGCTCGCCGGGGCTTCGACCCTTTCCGCGCAGGGGTCGCGCGGGCTCTACGTGTCCATGGGGGTCGGCTTCGCGCAGGGAGCCGCTACCGAGTCGACGCTGTCCGGGCCCAACAGCCCCACCCGTTGCGATCGGCTGCTGTACCCGAATCTGGCCGACGCGCCCCGGGACGCGGGCTGCCTCGCCGGCTCGGACCTGGGCGGTGTGTATTCCTACGACCCGGAGTGGGGCCTCACCGGCAGCGTTGCCGTCGGGTACTCGCTCGGGCCGCTCAGTGTCGAATTGGAGGCGCTGCAGCGGCACCAGATCATCCACAACACGTTGCTGATGCTCGGTACGCAGGCGGGAGCCGCGATCACCGGTAAGGAGACGGAATGGAGTCCCGGTCGCCCGCCCTGGGGGGACATCTCCGAGTTCCGGGGTCGGCAGTTCTTCGCCAACCTCACCTGGTCGCTGCCGACGGGGGGCCGCCTGACGCCCTACCTCGGGGTGGGAGGGGGGCTCTCCCAGGTCGCCTACCGCTACTACCTCGGCTTCGCACGCAAGTCGATCGCGGAGGGTTACCTCGAGGTCTTCGGCGGATCGCGCGCCGAGCCTGGCGCGTCGCCCGACTGGCAGCGCGCGGCGGCGGGAACGGTCAGCGAGCTGTCGACGGACGTCGCCGAGATCGGACTGGGATTCCAGCTCCTGGCCGGCGTGGACTACGCCCTCTCCGATCAGGTCTCCATCGGCCTGAAGGGCCGCTGGGTGCAGGCCCCCGACTTCAGCGTGGACGCGCAGTGGACGACGATTCGAAGCCACGCGCCCGTGCACGCGGACGGGGTCACACCCTACGTCTCCACGCTGGATTTTTCTCGGCTTGGATACTGGGCGGTGAGCGCCAGCATGAAGTACCGGATCGAATAA